A region from the Nocardioides plantarum genome encodes:
- a CDS encoding ferredoxin--NADP reductase, whose product MTTASFELEVVDVVEETADAHSITFRVPAGAEADFAFRPGQFLTVAVPSDQTGVAARCYSLCSSPADESGTITIAVKRTVDGYASNWLCDHLRDGDTLRVLPPSGIFTPASLDADLLLFAGGSGITPIMSITRTALARGTGRIVVFYANRDETSVIFARELTALAAAHPDRLQVVHWLESVQGLPTPEQVRAFAADRASYDAFVCGPAPFMKMTVAVLKELGFPRERRHQEKFVSLGGNPFGDLPEVAQAAAEIAAADGDSDPAQEPAVAGPVRLEVELDGETHVYDDWDPRTRLLDHLEARGVKAPYSCREGECSACAVRLLEGDVAMARNDVLDSEDLAEGIRLACQATPTTDVVRATYS is encoded by the coding sequence GTGACCACTGCGTCCTTCGAGCTCGAGGTCGTCGACGTCGTCGAGGAGACGGCCGACGCGCACTCGATCACCTTCCGCGTGCCGGCCGGCGCCGAGGCCGACTTCGCCTTCCGGCCCGGCCAGTTCCTGACCGTCGCGGTCCCGAGTGACCAGACGGGCGTCGCCGCGCGCTGCTACTCGCTGTGCAGCAGCCCCGCCGACGAGAGCGGCACGATCACCATCGCGGTCAAGCGCACGGTCGACGGCTACGCCTCCAACTGGCTCTGCGACCACCTGCGCGACGGCGACACCCTGCGGGTGCTGCCACCGTCGGGCATCTTCACGCCCGCCTCGCTCGACGCCGACCTGCTGCTGTTCGCCGGTGGCAGCGGCATCACCCCGATCATGTCCATCACCCGTACGGCGCTGGCGCGCGGCACCGGCCGGATCGTCGTGTTCTACGCCAACCGCGACGAGACGTCGGTGATCTTCGCGCGCGAGCTCACCGCCCTGGCCGCGGCCCACCCCGACCGGCTGCAGGTCGTGCACTGGCTCGAGTCGGTGCAGGGCCTGCCCACCCCGGAGCAGGTGCGTGCCTTCGCGGCCGACCGGGCGTCGTACGACGCGTTCGTGTGCGGGCCGGCACCCTTCATGAAGATGACCGTGGCGGTCCTCAAGGAGCTCGGGTTCCCGCGCGAGCGCCGCCACCAGGAGAAGTTCGTCTCGCTCGGCGGCAACCCGTTCGGCGACCTGCCCGAGGTCGCACAGGCCGCGGCCGAGATCGCGGCCGCCGACGGCGACAGTGACCCGGCGCAGGAGCCTGCCGTCGCCGGACCCGTCCGGCTCGAGGTCGAGCTCGACGGTGAGACCCACGTCTACGACGACTGGGACCCTCGGACCCGGCTGCTCGACCACCTCGAGGCGCGGGGCGTCAAGGCGCCGTACTCGTGCCGTGAGGGCGAGTGCTCGGCGTGTGCCGTGCGGCTTCTCGAGGGTGACGTCGCGATGGCACGCAACGACGTGCTCGACAGCGAGGACCTCGCCGAGGGCATCCGGCTGGCCTGTCAGGCCACCCCGACCACCGACGTGGTGCGCGCGACCTACTCCTGA
- a CDS encoding Rieske 2Fe-2S domain-containing protein → MSDVRTLDQGTAPERFARGWHCLGLASAFADGKPHAIEGFGTKLVVWADTQGALQVLDGYCRHMGGDLTQGSVKGDEIACPFHDWRWGGDGRCKAIPYARRVPLRARTQRYETAIVNDQLLVWHDVEGSKADRDILPPQLPGLDEGLYTDWTWVSEEIEGSHCRELIDNVVDMAHFYYVHFAFPTSFRNVFEGSVATQFMESKGRPDKTGGYGDAELFLKSEATYYGPSYMINWLDTDYKGFNTEVILVNCHVPTGPDSFRLQYGITVKKPEGLDDKTTDFIAAKYAEMFGSGFLQDVHIWKNKVPVQNPLLCEEDGPVYQLRRWYEQFYVDQADIAPEMTDRFEFEVDTTKANEYWRDEVAENLRLQSLERTEQDAAGHTETETEEADGEPSLMSGT, encoded by the coding sequence ATGAGCGACGTCCGCACCCTCGACCAGGGCACCGCCCCGGAGCGCTTCGCGCGAGGCTGGCACTGTCTCGGGCTGGCCAGCGCGTTCGCCGACGGCAAGCCCCACGCCATCGAGGGGTTCGGCACCAAGCTGGTGGTCTGGGCCGACACGCAGGGCGCGCTGCAGGTCCTCGACGGCTACTGCCGCCACATGGGCGGCGACCTGACCCAGGGCTCGGTCAAGGGCGACGAGATCGCGTGCCCCTTCCACGACTGGCGGTGGGGCGGCGACGGCAGGTGCAAGGCGATCCCCTACGCCCGCCGGGTCCCGCTGCGCGCCCGCACCCAGCGATACGAGACGGCGATCGTCAACGACCAGCTGCTCGTCTGGCACGACGTCGAGGGCTCGAAGGCCGACCGCGACATCCTGCCGCCGCAGCTGCCCGGCCTCGACGAGGGCCTCTACACCGACTGGACCTGGGTCTCGGAGGAGATCGAGGGCTCCCACTGCCGCGAGCTCATCGACAACGTCGTCGACATGGCCCACTTCTACTACGTGCACTTCGCGTTCCCGACGAGCTTCCGCAACGTCTTCGAGGGATCGGTGGCCACCCAGTTCATGGAGTCCAAGGGCCGGCCCGACAAGACCGGGGGCTACGGCGACGCCGAGCTGTTCTTGAAGTCCGAGGCCACCTACTACGGCCCGTCCTACATGATCAACTGGCTCGACACCGACTACAAGGGCTTCAACACCGAGGTCATCCTGGTCAACTGCCACGTGCCGACCGGCCCCGACTCGTTCCGCCTCCAGTACGGCATCACCGTCAAGAAGCCCGAGGGCCTCGACGACAAGACCACCGACTTCATCGCCGCCAAGTACGCCGAGATGTTCGGCAGCGGCTTCCTCCAGGACGTGCACATCTGGAAGAACAAGGTGCCGGTCCAGAACCCGCTGCTGTGCGAGGAGGACGGCCCCGTCTACCAGCTGCGCCGCTGGTACGAGCAGTTCTACGTCGACCAGGCCGACATCGCCCCGGAGATGACCGACCGGTTCGAGTTCGAGGTCGACACCACCAAGGCCAACGAGTACTGGCGCGACGAGGTCGCCGAGAACCTCCGGCTGCAGTCGCTGGAACGCACCGAGCAGGACGCGGCTGGTCATACCGAGACCGAGACCGAAGAAGCCGACGGTGAGCCGTCGCTGATGTCGGGGACCTGA